GTAGGAAACCACGAGGTATCAGACGTCTATGGATATGAAACTTCCTATGGAGAAGGCTAGTAACTAGGCACGCTGTTTTTGTTTTTATAACCAGTCCTCTCAGCGCATTGAACATCGATGATACTTTCTTCGAGGAGTAGCATTTAAGTCACTAATTCCAATTCAGTTCTTAAAACAAGTAGAAAACCAATATGTAGAGAAAAGTGGGAAAGCTCTCATCACGTACTGGGCACAAGGAAGTAGCTCATTGAAAAGCACGTGCTAAGCAACGAGGATAGGCAGACCTGAAATGAGAAGTAAAGTAAGCTTAAAGAACGACCAGTAATTTACCACACGGGGGTTTCTCAGAGCGAAGTTGTTTCAGACCTAACCAGGAACTTTTTAAACTTAGGTATCTAAATGAATATATTGGTGGCTTGGGTGCCCAACTCCCTTCCACGGTGGGTTCTCAACGACTATATTAAGCTTAGAGCTTATTTTGGCGAAAGGCCTTTTACTGTTGATGATGCTTCTAAGGTCTTAGAGAAGCCTTTGGATACAGTAATGGTTCTTATAAGCCACCTCAGTAGAGGTAACCTGGTGAACGTAGCGGTAGATCCCGAGAACCCTAAGAAGAAAATCTACGCTCTTCGACCAATACCCGTTACGAGAGGAGACCTTGAAGGCATTCTAAAGAAAGCAGCAGACTTGATAAGAACACGCGTAGACTATTCTTTCATACTCGTCTTACTCTTCTACAAGAGGATAAGCGACCAGTGGAAGCTTGAGTA
This genomic stretch from Desulfurococcaceae archaeon harbors:
- a CDS encoding type I restriction-modification system subunit M N-terminal domain-containing protein gives rise to the protein MNILVAWVPNSLPRWVLNDYIKLRAYFGERPFTVDDASKVLEKPLDTVMVLISHLSRGNLVNVAVDPENPKKKIYALRPIPVTRGDLEGILKKAADLIRTRVDYSFILVLLFYKRISDQWKLEYEVTVKKLVEEGYSTQEAGGLAKEEFFHQFKIPEEYLWDNIVKHKGELHVFFSEALKKLGELNPDLRAIFDNFDFHQFASSRENTEILRQLVELFDSVPLIDVSPDILGDAYEW